GATATCATATCAATATCATCTATGGTATCAGGACCACAAAACCTGACCACTTTCAAGCTTTTCAGTGTCAAATCTGGATTAGAAAATCTAGAACCTGAAAACAATTTGTGAGGAGAAATATATTAACAGGCAATTAAAATCTAGTTTGGATCTGAATGTAGAAAGGATGATGAGGCCCTCTCCATATTCCTCCCAGAAGCATAAGGTGAAACTCCTGCCGCTTGGACCGATAAAGAGGAAGAGGGAGCTGGGGCTGAAGCTGCAATGGTGGAGTAAATGCTTACATTGCTGCTCACATTTATGCTGGTTCCAATAACAGACCCATCACTCACACCTGTAGGTACAGGTGGCTTCTCAATCTCTATAATTCCTTCTAACATCTGGACCACTTTTCCCATCATTGGTCTGTGTGATGGTTGCTCCTGGATGCACCAAAAACTTACTTGAATTGTCCTCACCACTTGCTCCATATCTACGTCTTGGTCAGCCAGCCTTCTGTCGAGGATTCCCTTGACATTACCCTTGTCAAACTCTTCATATGCCCACGAAGAGAATTTTTTCCGATTGGTTTCTGCAGATACTTCGAAATTCCTTCTCCCACTCACTATCTCCAACAGAACCATACCGTAACTATAAACATCAGATTTTGAAGTTATTGGAAGATTTGCCAGCCATTCTGGTGCCAAATATCCTCTAGTACCTCTGACACTTGTCAAGGTTCTGTATCTATGGTCCCTTGGATAAATCAGCTTGGCAagaccaaaatctgagactttGGCAGTATAATTCTCATCCAATAGAATGTTTTCAGGCTTTATATCACAGTGGACAATGCAGTCTCGACACTCCTCATGAAGGTATGTGATCCCTCTTGCAGTGCCAAGGGCAATATTGAACCGGTATTCCCAATTCAACAATCGTTCTGACTGACCTTCAGTAATGAAAAGGAAATTATCAAGAGACCCATTTTTCATGAACTCATAAATTAAAAGTCTATGACGCCCTTCAGAGCAAAATCCAATCAATCTCACTAGATTCAAATGATGGGTGCTACTTATAGTTGCAACCTCCATTCTAAACTGTTTCTCCCCCTGCTCAATTCCCTCAAGTTGCTTGACAGCAACAACTGTTTTATTGGCAAGAATCCCTCTGTACACAGCACCAAATCCTCCAATTCCAAGCTTCTCCTTGAATCCCTTGGTTGAGCGCTGAAGCTCCTTATAGGTGAACTGCACAGGAGCACCAGAAGCATACTCAAGAAGAGCATATTGAGCTGCCAATGTCCCAAACTTGGGGCTATTTCTacaacaccaccaccataaACTACCCTCTAAGGCAATCAACCCGAAAACAGTACATATAACCAAAAGAGGTACAACCCATGCTTGAATCCTCCCACCGCTGCTCTTCCCACCAACCCCAGAAGCTGATGGATTCAAAACCACAGGTGAGCAAACCTTGACATAAGAACTGCTAGGCAGCCCAGGACTCTGATAGCCACTCATAAAACCCGGTGTCTTGATATAACACAACCCCGTCCCATCTGACAACGAAGTTGAGGCATCACAAGTAGAACTCACAAGGCAATTGGATCTACAAGCCGATATCCCAATAAAAAACACCTCAGAGCTAATCTCTGGAGGGTATGTTAAGAATTGTGTATGCGCCAAATCCAACATAGTAGCACTCCCAGCACAATCTTTAGTCTCCTCCTTCCTCTTACACCCTTTCCTACTATCGTTAGGATCTATAGGCTCGAAATTTAGAGATGGGCACCCGCAAATAGGATCGGTCTCATTATAACTACAAATTCCCATATCCCCACAGTATCCAAAAACTTGACATTGGTCCTCCATAGCTGCCCATCTAATAGTTTGAGTCCCACTCCCTCTACTAGAGCTATAAATCCTCAAATTCCCATCATTATCcaacctcaaaaaccttaaTACATCACTCCCTTCAGCATAATCACTACTATAAGCTAAAATAGCCCCAGAAAACAAAATCTGATCAGAAATAGACAAAATCCCAATAGATTGCAATCCTAATATAGGTGAACTAGCATTGTAGGAAGAGTTCAAACCTTGATTGTAgtaaaaaatagtattattCCAACGGAGAGTGAGATTACCAGTAGTAAGAAGACGAAAGGAGTAAATCCCAGATTGAAGAACCATAGAAGAAGTGAAATTCTGAGAAGGTACAATGGTGTCAGTGGGGTTGTCAAAGGAGGACCAGGCAGTGGAGGTGGAGTTGGAGAGGACGAGGTTGCCGGATTCGAGAAGAGAGGCGGAGGAGACAGCGAGAGAGGCGGTGTTGGAGTCCCAGACGGTGTGGGAAGAGCCGTTGAGGAGGCGGAGAGTGCCGGAGGAGAGGAAGCGGAGGGAGGCGGAGGAGTCAACTGGGGTGGTGCCGGCAGTCCAGACGGGGACGCCGCCGGCGTAGAAGATGGCGGCGATGAAGGAGTTGGTAGAGTTGATGGGGAGGAAGCCGAGAGAGAAGGTGGAGTTGGGAGAGGACCATGTCTGGCTTGGGTTGGAAGCGTAGAGAGTTGAGCCTGGTAAGATTGTGGCTGCTGAGACTGATACTGATAATTGTGAAATGATAGTTGTAGTAgcaagaagaagatgaagaagaagatgggtATGGAGAATCATGGTggcttttttgggtttgttgtttcaatttttctgAGGATTTAAAGTGGGTGTCCGTGTTTCACTAGTCTATTTGCGTGCATGTACGATAAGACAAAAGAGACACGAACACTTTTTgcaagaggagagagagagttggaagTTTGAGCAAGTcaaatgagaaattattagTGTCACCAGTACCGCTGAAGTGGTTTCCCATCTTCCCCCACTAATATaccattattttgttttttatgaagTTAATCACACTTAGATAAGTGACCTCATTTTCATGATTAGAAGGATCATTTCGGGCTTTCGGCCATCCTACCGGGACCTAGTCATTTCTCCAGTCAGACaaaggtttttaaattttcacaTGATGACATAGTGCCACTGTGCCAGATTGaccatcaatattttttaaacaaaaattatatttggttCTAAAGATAGAAATactgaaataataataaataaaaatcttaattgaaGCAAAAAAACTAAACCCAAATTGTTGTTACACATGTTGAAATTGAACTAGCATACCATTTCAGTctaatttggtttattttggtCTATTCGGTTCATTTCGGATCTTTCAATTTGTTTTAATCCACTTCAATGATGCATTGAAATGAGATATTTGTGTAAGAAGATGAGCCGCTTTATTGACCATTATGTTGCATTCTTCGCGTAATGTTAATGGattcttaataaaattacatttttcttatgctattaaaattttgaatatatattttttctaatataagtGATAGATTTACTTATGTATGCTTCATTTTTAGATCATTTAAgacttaaatataataaatgtatTAGAAACAAATTCCTACcatacattatatttttataaaatatcttgtcttatatattaatataatgtaaaatgtattatttttccttaaaaaaacttacaaaattagaaaataataacatcatttaaaaaaaaaaaacatggactAACACTTATTACCActttcatttttcacttaacaaaaaaaaacaaattgtcaattttttccGCCCATTGCACACGGCTGTGACTggttattatttttcataaaaatgaattagttataaaatttggaaacaCA
The sequence above is drawn from the Quercus lobata isolate SW786 chromosome 12, ValleyOak3.0 Primary Assembly, whole genome shotgun sequence genome and encodes:
- the LOC115972108 gene encoding G-type lectin S-receptor-like serine/threonine-protein kinase At1g34300, with product MILHTHLLLHLLLATTTIISQLSVSVSAATILPGSTLYASNPSQTWSSPNSTFSLGFLPINSTNSFIAAIFYAGGVPVWTAGTTPVDSSASLRFLSSGTLRLLNGSSHTVWDSNTASLAVSSASLLESGNLVLSNSTSTAWSSFDNPTDTIVPSQNFTSSMVLQSGIYSFRLLTTGNLTLRWNNTIFYYNQGLNSSYNASSPILGLQSIGILSISDQILFSGAILAYSSDYAEGSDVLRFLRLDNDGNLRIYSSSRGSGTQTIRWAAMEDQCQVFGYCGDMGICSYNETDPICGCPSLNFEPIDPNDSRKGCKRKEETKDCAGSATMLDLAHTQFLTYPPEISSEVFFIGISACRSNCLVSSTCDASTSLSDGTGLCYIKTPGFMSGYQSPGLPSSSYVKVCSPVVLNPSASGVGGKSSGGRIQAWVVPLLVICTVFGLIALEGSLWWWCCRNSPKFGTLAAQYALLEYASGAPVQFTYKELQRSTKGFKEKLGIGGFGAVYRGILANKTVVAVKQLEGIEQGEKQFRMEVATISSTHHLNLVRLIGFCSEGRHRLLIYEFMKNGSLDNFLFITEGQSERLLNWEYRFNIALGTARGITYLHEECRDCIVHCDIKPENILLDENYTAKVSDFGLAKLIYPRDHRYRTLTSVRGTRGYLAPEWLANLPITSKSDVYSYGMVLLEIVSGRRNFEVSAETNRKKFSSWAYEEFDKGNVKGILDRRLADQDVDMEQVVRTIQVSFWCIQEQPSHRPMMGKVVQMLEGIIEIEKPPVPTGVSDGSVIGTSINVSSNVSIYSTIAASAPAPSSSLSVQAAGVSPYASGRNMERASSSFLHSDPN